A single window of Anser cygnoides isolate HZ-2024a breed goose chromosome 12, Taihu_goose_T2T_genome, whole genome shotgun sequence DNA harbors:
- the SLC12A3 gene encoding solute carrier family 12 member 3 isoform X1: MSELPCPEPPARCRGRFTISTLLGVEEAGRPPCEAAGCEGTHLSGSTLCTRTFGYNTVDVVPAYEHYANSKGVGEARRGRPSLADLRSILKPDPGHLCVPVPELQRSDGLPSAEEGPGRAPAPEPVRFGWVKGVMIRCMLNIWGVILYLRLPWITAQAGIALTWLIILMSVTVTTITGLSISAISTNGKVKSGGTYFLISRSLGPELGGSIGLIFAFANAVAVAMHTVGFAETVRDLLQEHDSLMVDPTNDIRIIGVVTATVLLGISLAGMEWEAKAQVLFFLVILVSFANYLVGTVIPATAEKQAKGFFGYRADIFAQNLVPSWRGPEGSFFSLFSIFFPSATGILAGANISGDLKDPAVAIPKGTLMAIFWTTMSYLVLSATIGACVVRDASGSLNDSVPVGSPCCEGLACSFGWNFTDCAQRQSCPYGLSNHYQSMSMVSGFGPLITAGIFGATLSSALACLVSAPKVFQCLCKDQLYPLIGFFGKGYGKNNEPIRGYVLTYVIAVGFILIAELNAIAPIISNFFLCSYALINFSCFHASVTNSPGWRPSFRYYSKWAALFGAAISVVIMFLLTWWAALIALGIVVFLLGYVLYKKPDVNWGSSMQASSYNMALSYSVGLSEVDEHIKNYRPQCLVLTGPPNFRPALVDFVGTFTKNLSLMICGNVLIGPRKQKMPESRLTSDGHTRWLLKRKIKAFYTNVLAEDLRSGVQMLMQAAGLGKMRPNILALGYKRDWQVAAPQSVEDYVGTLHDAFDFKYGVCLLRMKEGLNVSRAVQAHTDPGELVAEQQASTIFQSQQGKKTIDIYWLFDDGGLTLLIPYLLWRKKRWGKCKIRVFVGGQINRMDEERKAIVSLLSKFRLGFHEVHVLPDINQKPRPEHIKRFDDLVMPFRLNDGFKDEATVSEMRHGCPWKISDEELHKHRAKSLRQVRLNEILLEHSQDAALIAITLPVGRKGGCPSSLYMAWLESLSRDLRPPVVLTRGNQENVLTFYCQ, encoded by the exons ATGTCCGAGCTGCcctgcccggagccccccgcgcGCTGCAGAGGCCGCTTCACCATCAGCACCCTGCTGGGCGTGGAGGAGGCCGGCCGGCCTCCCTGCGAGGCCGCGGGCTGCGAGGGCACGCACCTCTCGGGCAGCACCCTCTGCACCAGGACCTTCGGCTACAACACGGTGGACGTGGTGCCCGCCTACGAGCACTATGCCAACAGCAAGGGCGTGGGCGAGGCCAGGAGGGGGAGGCCCTCGCTGGCCGACCTCCGCTCCATCCTCAAG CCCGACCCGGGCCACCTCTGTGTGCCGGTGCCCGAGCTCCAGCGCAGCGACGGCCTCCCCAGTGCCGAGGAGGGGCCGGGTAGGGCCCCCGCACCGGAGCCCGTCCGCTTCGGATGGGTGAAGGGCGTGATG ATCCGCTGCATGCTGAACATCTGGGGAGTGATCCTCTACCTGCGCCTGCCCTGGATCACGGCCCAGGCAGGAATCG CCCTGACGTGGCTCATCATCCTGATGTCGGTGACGGTGACCACCATCACCGGCCTGTCCATCTCCGCCATATCCACCAACGGCAAAGTGAAGTCAG GGGGCACCTACTTCCTCATCTCGAGAAGCCTCGGGCCAGAGCTGGGTGGCTCCATCGGGCTCATTTTTGCCTTCGCCAACGCGGTGGCCGTGGCCATGCACACGGTGGGCTTTGCCGAAACCGTCCGGGACCTGCTGCAG GAGCACGACTCCCTCATGGTGGACCCCACCAACGACATCCGCATCATCGGGGTGGTGACCGCCACCGTGCTGCTGGGCATCTCGCTGGCCGGCATGGAGTGGGAGGCAAAG GCCCAGGTCCTGTTCTTCTTGGTCATCCTGGTCTCCTTCGCCAACTACCTGGTGGGGACAGTGATCCCAGCCACCGCGGAGAAGCAAGCCAAGGGCTTCTTCGGCTACAGAG CTGACATCTTTGCCCAGAACTTGGTGCCCAGCTGGCGTGGACCTGAGGGCTCCTTCTTcagcttgttttccattttctttccgTCGGCAACCGGCATCTTGGCTGGGGCCAACATTTCGGGTGATCTGAAG GATCCTGCCGTGGCCATCCCCAAGGGCACCTTGATGGCCATCTTCTGGACCACAATGTCCTACCTGGTGCTGTCTGCTACGATAG GTGCCTGCGTGGTCCGGGACGCCTCGGGCAGCCTGAACGACAGCGTGCCGGTGGGCTCACCATGCTGTGAGGGGCTGGCCTGCAGCTTCGGCTGGAACTTCACCGACTGTGCCCAGCGGCAGAGCTGCCCCTATGGGCTCAGCAACCACTACCAG AGCATGAGCATGGTGTCGGGATTCGGTCCCCTCATCACGGCGGGGATCTTTGGCGCCACCCTGTCCTCAGCCTTGGCCTGCCTCGTCTCAGCCCCCAAGGTCTTCCAG TGCCTCTGCAAGGACCAGCTCTACCCTCTCATAGGCTTCTTTGGAAAGGGCTATGGGAAGAACAACGAGCCCATCCGTGGCTACGTGCTCACCTATGTAATCGCCGTCGGCTTCATCCTCATCG CCGAGCTCAATGCCATCGCCCCCATCATCTCCaacttcttcctctgctcctaCGCCCTCATCAACTTCAGCTGCTTCCACGCCTCTGTCACCAACTCCCCAG GCTGGCGACCCTCCTTTCGGTATTACAGCAAGTGGGCCGCGCTCTTCGGCGCCGCCATCTCGGTGGTCATCATGTTCCTGCTGACCTGGTGGGCGGCCCTCATCGCCCTCGGCATCGTCGTCTTCCTCCTGGGCTATGTCCTCTACAAGAAGCCGG ACGTGAACTGGGGCTCCTCCATGCAAGCCAGCTCCTACAACATGGCCCTGAGCTACTCGGTGGGGCTCAGCGAGGTGGATGAGCACATCAAGAACTACAG GCCCCAGTGCCTGGTCCTGACCGGGCCCCCCAACTTTCGCCCAGCACTGGTGGATTTTGTGGGCACCTTCACCAAGAACCTCAGCCTGATGATCTGCGGCAACGTGCTGATC GGCCCGCGCAAGCAGAAGATGCCTGAGTCCAGGCTGACGTCGGACGGCCACACCAGGTGGCTCCTCAAGAGGAAGATCAAGGCTTTCTACACCAACGTGCTGGCTGAGGACCTGCGAAGCGGCGTCCAGATGCTCATGCAG gCTGCCGGCCTGGGGAAGATGAGACCCAACATCCTGGCGCTGGGCTACAAGAGGGACTGGCAGGTGGCCGCGCCGCAGAGCGTGGAGGATTACGTGGGCACCCTGCA cGATGCCTTCGATTTCAAGTACGGCGTGTGCCTGCTGAGGATGAAGGAGGGGCTGAACGTTTCCCGAGCGGTGCAAGCTCACA CAGATCCCGGAGAGCTGGTGGCCGAGCAGCAGGCGAGCACCATCTTCCAGAGCCAGCAGGGCAAGAAAACCATCGACATTTACTGGCTCTTTGACGACGGAG GGCTGACGCTGCTCATCCCCTACCTCCTCTGGCGCAAGAAGCGGTGGGGAAAATGCAAGATCCGGGTGTTTGTCGGCGGGCAGATCAACAGGATGGACGAGGAGAGGAAGGC GATCGTGTCGCTGCTGAGCAAATTCCGCCTGGGCTTCCATGAGGTCCACGTCCTCCCCGACATCAACCAGAAGCCCCGGCCGGAGCA CATCAAGAGGTTTGACGACCTGGTCATGCCCTTCAGGCTGAACGACGGCTTCAAGGACGAGGCCACGGTGAGCGAGATGAGGCACGGCTGTCCCTGGAAGATTTCTGACGAGGAGCTCCACAAGCACAGAGCCAAG TCGCTCCGACAAGTGAGGCTGAACGAGATCTTGCTGGAACACTCGCAGGACGCGGCGCTCATCGCCAT CACGCTGCCCGTGGGCAGGAaggggggctgccccagctccctctaCATGGCCTGGCTCGAGAGCCTCTCGCGGGACCTGAGGCCGCCCGTCGTCCTGACCAGGGGAAACCAGGAAAACGTCCTGACCTTCTACTGCCAGTGA
- the SLC12A3 gene encoding solute carrier family 12 member 3 isoform X2, whose protein sequence is MSELPCPEPPARCRGRFTISTLLGVEEAGRPPCEAAGCEGTHLSGSTLCTRTFGYNTVDVVPAYEHYANSKGVGEARRGRPSLADLRSILKPDPGHLCVPVPELQRSDGLPSAEEGPGRAPAPEPVRFGWVKGVMIRCMLNIWGVILYLRLPWITAQAGIALTWLIILMSVTVTTITGLSISAISTNGKVKSGGTYFLISRSLGPELGGSIGLIFAFANAVAVAMHTVGFAETVRDLLQEHDSLMVDPTNDIRIIGVVTATVLLGISLAGMEWEAKAQVLFFLVILVSFANYLVGTVIPATAEKQAKGFFGYRADIFAQNLVPSWRGPEGSFFSLFSIFFPSATGILAGANISGDLKDPAVAIPKGTLMAIFWTTMSYLVLSATIGACVVRDASGSLNDSVPVGSPCCEGLACSFGWNFTDCAQRQSCPYGLSNHYQSMSMVSGFGPLITAGIFGATLSSALACLVSAPKVFQCLCKDQLYPLIGFFGKGYGKNNEPIRGYVLTYVIAVGFILIAELNAIAPIISNFFLCSYALINFSCFHASVTNSPGWRPSFRYYSKWAALFGAAISVVIMFLLTWWAALIALGIVVFLLGYVLYKKPDVNWGSSMQASSYNMALSYSVGLSEVDEHIKNYRPQCLVLTGPPNFRPALVDFVGTFTKNLSLMICGNVLIGPRKQKMPESRLTSDGHTRWLLKRKIKAFYTNVLAEDLRSGVQMLMQAAGLGKMRPNILALGYKRDWQVAAPQSVEDYVGTLHDAFDFKYGVCLLRMKEGLNVSRAVQAHNPGELVAEQQASTIFQSQQGKKTIDIYWLFDDGGLTLLIPYLLWRKKRWGKCKIRVFVGGQINRMDEERKAIVSLLSKFRLGFHEVHVLPDINQKPRPEHIKRFDDLVMPFRLNDGFKDEATVSEMRHGCPWKISDEELHKHRAKSLRQVRLNEILLEHSQDAALIAITLPVGRKGGCPSSLYMAWLESLSRDLRPPVVLTRGNQENVLTFYCQ, encoded by the exons ATGTCCGAGCTGCcctgcccggagccccccgcgcGCTGCAGAGGCCGCTTCACCATCAGCACCCTGCTGGGCGTGGAGGAGGCCGGCCGGCCTCCCTGCGAGGCCGCGGGCTGCGAGGGCACGCACCTCTCGGGCAGCACCCTCTGCACCAGGACCTTCGGCTACAACACGGTGGACGTGGTGCCCGCCTACGAGCACTATGCCAACAGCAAGGGCGTGGGCGAGGCCAGGAGGGGGAGGCCCTCGCTGGCCGACCTCCGCTCCATCCTCAAG CCCGACCCGGGCCACCTCTGTGTGCCGGTGCCCGAGCTCCAGCGCAGCGACGGCCTCCCCAGTGCCGAGGAGGGGCCGGGTAGGGCCCCCGCACCGGAGCCCGTCCGCTTCGGATGGGTGAAGGGCGTGATG ATCCGCTGCATGCTGAACATCTGGGGAGTGATCCTCTACCTGCGCCTGCCCTGGATCACGGCCCAGGCAGGAATCG CCCTGACGTGGCTCATCATCCTGATGTCGGTGACGGTGACCACCATCACCGGCCTGTCCATCTCCGCCATATCCACCAACGGCAAAGTGAAGTCAG GGGGCACCTACTTCCTCATCTCGAGAAGCCTCGGGCCAGAGCTGGGTGGCTCCATCGGGCTCATTTTTGCCTTCGCCAACGCGGTGGCCGTGGCCATGCACACGGTGGGCTTTGCCGAAACCGTCCGGGACCTGCTGCAG GAGCACGACTCCCTCATGGTGGACCCCACCAACGACATCCGCATCATCGGGGTGGTGACCGCCACCGTGCTGCTGGGCATCTCGCTGGCCGGCATGGAGTGGGAGGCAAAG GCCCAGGTCCTGTTCTTCTTGGTCATCCTGGTCTCCTTCGCCAACTACCTGGTGGGGACAGTGATCCCAGCCACCGCGGAGAAGCAAGCCAAGGGCTTCTTCGGCTACAGAG CTGACATCTTTGCCCAGAACTTGGTGCCCAGCTGGCGTGGACCTGAGGGCTCCTTCTTcagcttgttttccattttctttccgTCGGCAACCGGCATCTTGGCTGGGGCCAACATTTCGGGTGATCTGAAG GATCCTGCCGTGGCCATCCCCAAGGGCACCTTGATGGCCATCTTCTGGACCACAATGTCCTACCTGGTGCTGTCTGCTACGATAG GTGCCTGCGTGGTCCGGGACGCCTCGGGCAGCCTGAACGACAGCGTGCCGGTGGGCTCACCATGCTGTGAGGGGCTGGCCTGCAGCTTCGGCTGGAACTTCACCGACTGTGCCCAGCGGCAGAGCTGCCCCTATGGGCTCAGCAACCACTACCAG AGCATGAGCATGGTGTCGGGATTCGGTCCCCTCATCACGGCGGGGATCTTTGGCGCCACCCTGTCCTCAGCCTTGGCCTGCCTCGTCTCAGCCCCCAAGGTCTTCCAG TGCCTCTGCAAGGACCAGCTCTACCCTCTCATAGGCTTCTTTGGAAAGGGCTATGGGAAGAACAACGAGCCCATCCGTGGCTACGTGCTCACCTATGTAATCGCCGTCGGCTTCATCCTCATCG CCGAGCTCAATGCCATCGCCCCCATCATCTCCaacttcttcctctgctcctaCGCCCTCATCAACTTCAGCTGCTTCCACGCCTCTGTCACCAACTCCCCAG GCTGGCGACCCTCCTTTCGGTATTACAGCAAGTGGGCCGCGCTCTTCGGCGCCGCCATCTCGGTGGTCATCATGTTCCTGCTGACCTGGTGGGCGGCCCTCATCGCCCTCGGCATCGTCGTCTTCCTCCTGGGCTATGTCCTCTACAAGAAGCCGG ACGTGAACTGGGGCTCCTCCATGCAAGCCAGCTCCTACAACATGGCCCTGAGCTACTCGGTGGGGCTCAGCGAGGTGGATGAGCACATCAAGAACTACAG GCCCCAGTGCCTGGTCCTGACCGGGCCCCCCAACTTTCGCCCAGCACTGGTGGATTTTGTGGGCACCTTCACCAAGAACCTCAGCCTGATGATCTGCGGCAACGTGCTGATC GGCCCGCGCAAGCAGAAGATGCCTGAGTCCAGGCTGACGTCGGACGGCCACACCAGGTGGCTCCTCAAGAGGAAGATCAAGGCTTTCTACACCAACGTGCTGGCTGAGGACCTGCGAAGCGGCGTCCAGATGCTCATGCAG gCTGCCGGCCTGGGGAAGATGAGACCCAACATCCTGGCGCTGGGCTACAAGAGGGACTGGCAGGTGGCCGCGCCGCAGAGCGTGGAGGATTACGTGGGCACCCTGCA cGATGCCTTCGATTTCAAGTACGGCGTGTGCCTGCTGAGGATGAAGGAGGGGCTGAACGTTTCCCGAGCGGTGCAAGCTCACA ATCCCGGAGAGCTGGTGGCCGAGCAGCAGGCGAGCACCATCTTCCAGAGCCAGCAGGGCAAGAAAACCATCGACATTTACTGGCTCTTTGACGACGGAG GGCTGACGCTGCTCATCCCCTACCTCCTCTGGCGCAAGAAGCGGTGGGGAAAATGCAAGATCCGGGTGTTTGTCGGCGGGCAGATCAACAGGATGGACGAGGAGAGGAAGGC GATCGTGTCGCTGCTGAGCAAATTCCGCCTGGGCTTCCATGAGGTCCACGTCCTCCCCGACATCAACCAGAAGCCCCGGCCGGAGCA CATCAAGAGGTTTGACGACCTGGTCATGCCCTTCAGGCTGAACGACGGCTTCAAGGACGAGGCCACGGTGAGCGAGATGAGGCACGGCTGTCCCTGGAAGATTTCTGACGAGGAGCTCCACAAGCACAGAGCCAAG TCGCTCCGACAAGTGAGGCTGAACGAGATCTTGCTGGAACACTCGCAGGACGCGGCGCTCATCGCCAT CACGCTGCCCGTGGGCAGGAaggggggctgccccagctccctctaCATGGCCTGGCTCGAGAGCCTCTCGCGGGACCTGAGGCCGCCCGTCGTCCTGACCAGGGGAAACCAGGAAAACGTCCTGACCTTCTACTGCCAGTGA
- the TMEM170A gene encoding transmembrane protein 170A, protein MEGGEAGGGLLQQILSLRLVPRSGNGTAAYSNPLAAFSEMWYGVFLWALVSSLSFHAPAALLALFTLRRHKYGRFMSLGLLLMGIVGPITAGILTSAAIAGVYRAAGKNMIPFEALILGVGQTFCVVVVSFLRILATL, encoded by the exons ATGGAGGGCGgcgaggcgggcggcgggctgctgcagcagatcCTCAGCCTGCGCCTGGTGCCGCGCTCCGGGAACGGCACCGCCGCCTACTCCAACCCGCTGGCGGCCTTCTCAG AGATGTGGTACGGCGTGTTCCTGTGGGCGCTCGTCTCCTCGCTCTCCTTCCACGCCCCCGCCGCCCTGCTCGCCCTCTTCACGCTGCGGCGCCACAAGTACGGCCGCTTCATGTCGCTGGGCCTCCTGCTGATGGGCATCGTGGGACCCATCACCGCCGGCATCCTCACCA GTGCTGCCATCGCAGGAGTTTACAGAGCTGCAGGGAAAAACATGATTCCCTTCGAAGCCCTCATTTTAGGAGTGGGTCAGACGTTCTGTGTGGTGGTGGTTTCGTTCCTACGGATTTTAGCCACTCTCTAG